The genomic stretch GCATCAGCTGCATGAGGCCCCGCGCTCCCTTGCGCGAGACCGCGTACGGATTGAAGTTCGACTCCGCCCGGATCAGCGCCGTCACGAATCCGACGTCGAGGTTCGCTTTCCGGCACTCCTCGTCGATCAGGCGCGCGTAAGGCGTGGGCCGTGAGGCATTTCGGACGGTCTTGTACGAAAGGTCGAGGCCCTTTCGTGCGGGTTTCAAGTCCTTCACCTCCGCCGGAGGGGCAGCCACTTCGTCGTCGACGATTCGTTCGACGGCCAGGAGCGAGGTCGTGTATCCGCCGCCGCCCGGCAAGGTGATCTCGATGTCTTCCCCGGAAACCCGGTAGTCCGAGATCTTGACGATCCGCCCGTCGTTGAAGATGGCGAGCGATGCTGCGGCGGGGGCGGAAATCCCGCAGAAAACCAA from Thermoanaerobaculia bacterium encodes the following:
- a CDS encoding lytic transglycosylase domain-containing protein produces the protein MLLVFCGISAPAAASLAIFNDGRIVKISDYRVSGEDIEITLPGGGGYTTSLLAVERIVDDEVAAPPAEVKDLKPARKGLDLSYKTVRNASRPTPYARLIDEECRKANLDVGFVTALIRAESNFNPYAVSRKGARGLMQLMPATAERLGVRRSFDPAANIRGGVRYLKSLCVRFSNAPELVLAAYNAGEDAVESYGGVPPYRETVNYVKKILSWWSPPPPAPTV